The following proteins are encoded in a genomic region of Arthrobacter jiangjiafuii:
- a CDS encoding sugar ABC transporter ATP-binding protein has product MSENPLLTLEGVSKSFGPVTVIDGVTVNVYPGKVQVLLGENGAGKSTLIKMMSGVYQPDGGRILVDGNPVSLPDTKAAEAAGIATIHQELNLVGSMSVAENICLGRMPRKYGLVDRRAMKARARAALDLIGLDVDLDQPVGELGIARQQLVEIAKALSLDARILILDEPTAALTTREIAALFTVVEDLRRKGVGMVFISHHLDEIAAIGNSVSVLRDGKFIAEVPAGTPEDELVRLMVGRDIEAQFPRRREYAGEAQTLLEVRGLSMKGLIHDVSFSVAAGEVVSLAGLMGAGRTEVVRAIAGADSYTAGSVSVRGKQLPKADIGAAIRAGVGHVPEDRKVQGLVLEAAVNDNIGYATLAATAKAGLVDFSGQRARAQEVADRLRIRMHSLDQAVGSLSGGNQQKAVFARWIVAGSTVLLLDEPTRGVDVGAKVEIYELINAITAAGGAVVMVSSELPEVLGMSDRILVMSGGHIAGELDAAGATQDAVMSLAVRDIQRDLEYQLMKDGS; this is encoded by the coding sequence ATGAGCGAGAACCCCCTCCTGACGCTTGAGGGTGTCAGCAAGTCCTTCGGCCCGGTGACCGTGATCGACGGCGTGACCGTCAACGTGTACCCGGGAAAGGTCCAGGTGCTCCTGGGCGAAAACGGGGCCGGAAAATCGACCCTGATCAAGATGATGTCCGGGGTGTACCAGCCCGACGGCGGCCGCATCCTCGTGGACGGAAACCCGGTTTCACTGCCGGACACCAAGGCCGCCGAAGCGGCAGGCATTGCCACCATCCACCAGGAACTGAACCTTGTGGGATCGATGAGCGTCGCCGAGAACATCTGCCTGGGCCGGATGCCCCGCAAATACGGGCTGGTAGACCGCCGCGCCATGAAGGCCCGCGCCCGGGCAGCGCTGGATCTGATCGGCCTGGACGTGGACCTGGACCAGCCCGTCGGGGAACTGGGCATCGCCCGCCAGCAGCTGGTGGAGATCGCCAAGGCGCTGAGCCTGGACGCCCGGATCCTGATCCTGGACGAGCCGACGGCGGCCCTGACCACCCGTGAAATCGCCGCACTTTTCACAGTGGTCGAGGACCTGCGCCGCAAAGGCGTGGGCATGGTGTTCATCTCCCACCATCTGGACGAGATCGCCGCCATCGGGAACTCCGTGTCCGTGCTGCGGGACGGGAAATTCATTGCCGAGGTCCCCGCCGGCACACCGGAGGACGAGCTGGTGCGCCTGATGGTCGGGCGGGACATCGAGGCGCAGTTCCCGCGGCGGCGTGAATATGCCGGTGAGGCCCAAACGCTGCTCGAAGTCCGGGGCCTGTCCATGAAGGGCCTGATCCACGACGTCTCCTTCTCGGTCGCAGCGGGCGAGGTCGTCTCGCTGGCCGGGCTGATGGGTGCCGGCCGCACCGAGGTGGTCCGGGCCATCGCCGGAGCTGACTCCTACACCGCGGGTTCGGTCAGCGTGAGGGGAAAGCAGCTTCCCAAAGCGGACATCGGCGCGGCCATCCGGGCCGGCGTCGGCCACGTACCGGAGGACCGCAAGGTCCAGGGCCTGGTACTCGAGGCCGCCGTGAACGACAACATCGGCTACGCGACGCTGGCAGCCACCGCCAAGGCAGGCCTGGTGGACTTCTCCGGGCAGCGCGCACGCGCCCAGGAAGTGGCGGACCGGCTGCGGATCCGGATGCACAGCCTGGACCAGGCCGTGGGTTCGCTCTCCGGCGGCAACCAGCAGAAGGCCGTGTTTGCCCGCTGGATCGTAGCCGGCTCCACCGTCCTGCTGCTGGACGAACCCACCCGCGGCGTGGATGTGGGCGCCAAGGTGGAAATCTACGAACTGATCAACGCGATCACCGCCGCCGGCGGCGCCGTCGTCATGGTGTCCAGCGAACTTCCGGAGGTGCTGGGCATGAGTGACCGCATCCTGGTCATGAGCGGCGGACACATTGCCGGTGAGCTTGATGCCGCCGGCGCCACCCAGGACGCCGTGATGTCACTGGCGGTGCGGGATATACAGCGTGACCTGGAATACCAACTGATGAAGGACGGATCATGA
- a CDS encoding ABC transporter permease produces the protein MNKAAVQTPETGARKKAPDTGARVRKFLADNGALVGLVVLGLALFIATPDFLTGPNLLNIGIQASVIAVLAFGMTFVIVAAGIDLSVGSVAALSAMGSAWMFTQGNLPGWMALLGGLLIGTLSGAVSGFAVAYGRLPSFIATLAMLSIARGLTLVLSDGRPIATASEVSFLGGDLGPIPMPIVVLVIAGIAAALILNYTVIGRYMYAVGGNTEAARLSGIPVRRVLVTVFALSGLFAALAGLLLSGRLDSAQPQAASGYELDAIAAVVIGGASLAGGVGRISGTLIGALVLVVIRNGLNLLNVSSFWQQVVIGLVIALAVGADALRRKNSTH, from the coding sequence ATGAACAAGGCAGCGGTGCAGACGCCGGAGACCGGCGCGCGGAAGAAGGCCCCGGATACCGGTGCCCGGGTCAGGAAGTTCCTGGCCGACAATGGGGCACTGGTCGGCCTGGTGGTCCTGGGGCTGGCGCTCTTTATCGCCACCCCGGATTTCCTGACCGGTCCGAACCTGCTGAACATCGGCATCCAGGCCTCGGTGATTGCCGTCCTGGCCTTCGGCATGACCTTTGTGATCGTGGCCGCCGGCATCGACCTGTCGGTGGGCTCGGTGGCAGCCCTGTCCGCCATGGGCTCGGCCTGGATGTTCACGCAGGGGAACCTTCCCGGCTGGATGGCCCTGCTGGGCGGCCTGTTGATCGGAACGCTCAGCGGCGCCGTCAGCGGATTCGCCGTTGCCTACGGCCGGCTGCCCTCGTTCATCGCCACTCTGGCCATGCTCAGCATTGCCCGCGGCCTGACCCTGGTCCTCTCCGACGGCCGGCCGATCGCCACCGCCAGCGAAGTCTCCTTCCTGGGCGGAGACCTGGGGCCCATCCCGATGCCCATCGTGGTCCTGGTGATCGCCGGCATCGCCGCAGCCCTGATCCTGAACTACACCGTGATCGGCCGCTACATGTATGCCGTCGGCGGCAACACCGAAGCCGCGCGCCTCTCCGGCATCCCGGTCCGCCGCGTGCTGGTTACCGTCTTTGCGCTGTCGGGGCTTTTTGCGGCCCTTGCCGGGCTGCTCCTGTCCGGGCGCCTGGACTCTGCCCAGCCCCAGGCCGCTTCCGGCTACGAGCTGGACGCCATCGCCGCCGTCGTCATCGGCGGTGCATCGCTGGCCGGCGGTGTCGGGCGGATCAGCGGCACCCTGATCGGCGCCCTGGTGCTGGTGGTGATCCGCAACGGACTGAACCTGTTGAACGTCTCCTCGTTCTGGCAGCAGGTAGTCATCGGCCTCGTGATCGCCCTCGCCGTCGGCGCAGATGCGCTGCGCCGGAAAAACTCCACCCACTAA
- a CDS encoding LacI family DNA-binding transcriptional regulator, which produces MRSTTIKDVAKAAGVSAATASRVLSGHSATSEDARQAVRKAAADLGFRPNAQARSLRKTSTQTIGLLLPDVRNPFFADLAHAVEQRAREFGYLTLFGNANESQQQQDSYLDVMLSQRVDGLIAAPQGEARHLTGLLGGEVPTVFVDRVVDGAELPSVTADNTGGIADAVRHLTALGHARIGYIAGPQSTSTGRERLQAYRAAVADTGADADASLVYLGDFQSASGAAGARHLLDLPNPPSALLAADSLMSIGAVGVCNERGLAIGPDLAFVAYDDIEAFTLLNPALTVIAHDVHAMGRLAVDLLLAEIAGEAPESVVLPSTLIIRGSTPPLPEGNPA; this is translated from the coding sequence GTGCGGTCAACGACGATCAAGGACGTGGCGAAGGCTGCCGGCGTCTCTGCGGCAACCGCCTCCCGCGTCCTCTCCGGGCACTCCGCAACCTCCGAGGATGCCCGCCAGGCTGTGCGCAAGGCCGCTGCCGACCTCGGCTTCCGTCCCAACGCCCAGGCCCGCTCGCTGCGCAAGACCAGCACCCAGACCATCGGCCTGCTGCTGCCCGATGTCCGCAACCCCTTCTTCGCCGACCTGGCCCATGCCGTCGAGCAGCGCGCCCGCGAATTCGGCTACCTCACCCTCTTCGGCAACGCCAACGAGAGCCAGCAGCAGCAGGACAGCTACCTGGACGTGATGCTCTCCCAGCGCGTGGACGGCCTGATTGCCGCTCCGCAGGGGGAGGCCCGGCACCTGACCGGGCTGCTGGGCGGCGAAGTCCCCACGGTGTTCGTGGACCGCGTGGTCGACGGCGCGGAGCTTCCCAGCGTCACCGCGGACAACACCGGCGGCATAGCCGACGCCGTCCGCCACCTCACCGCGCTGGGCCACGCCAGGATCGGGTACATCGCCGGTCCGCAGTCCACGTCGACGGGCCGTGAACGGCTGCAGGCCTACCGGGCAGCCGTGGCCGACACCGGCGCAGATGCGGATGCTTCCCTGGTCTACCTCGGGGACTTCCAATCCGCCAGCGGCGCCGCAGGAGCACGGCACCTGCTGGACCTGCCCAATCCGCCCTCCGCGCTGCTGGCAGCGGACAGCCTGATGAGCATCGGCGCCGTCGGCGTCTGCAACGAACGCGGACTGGCGATCGGCCCGGATCTGGCCTTCGTGGCCTATGACGACATCGAAGCCTTTACGCTGCTCAATCCCGCGCTGACCGTCATCGCCCACGATGTGCACGCCATGGGCCGCCTGGCCGTGGACCTGCTGCTCGCAGAGATTGCAGGCGAGGCTCCCGAATCGGTGGTGCTGCCGAGCACCCTCATCATCCGCGGCTCCACCCCGCCCCTCCCAGAAGGAAACCCAGCATGA